In the Terriglobales bacterium genome, TCAGCGGAGAAAGGATTCCAGCCTGCGCGAAGATTACCCTGGCGTCTGCAGCAGAGATGTCATCGGAGCGCAGATGTACTCCGTCTGCTCCGCAGGCAATTGCTGCATCCACCCGGGAATTAATGAGCAACCTTGTTCGCACGCAGGACTCACCGGGTGCGTTGACGCGACGCACAATCTCGACGGCACCAGTTCCCAATTCGACAAGTTCGCGAGCATTAAGGTCCTTTTCGCGCAGCTGAATCGCATCGATACCCGCGTTCACGGCCTCCGAAATACGATCGAGCAGCAATCGCATGCTCTCATCGTGGCTGGCGGAAAGTTGTCTGCGATCGGTTATGTAGTAGAGAAACAATTCTCGAAGTTAACAGAACATAGCGCTGGCGATGCAACGCGGCCGTACATTTTTGCCTCTTCCAGATGCATGACAGCAGGTGAATTAGGAGTACAGATCATCCAGATGCTGTTGATTGCAATTCCCATCGCCAGCATCAGTTGGACAATTACGCACGAAGAGATCTTTCGCGAACCGCGCGAATTCTGCGTACGCTGCAGCAAACAGGCGACAAACCTGCTACAGCGCAAGTTCTTCTACCTGTTTACCTGCGAATTCTGCTTCAGCCATTGGGTAGCGCTCGTCTTCTTGCTGATCACGCACTACCGGTTGGTGTATCAAGATTGGCGCGGCTCGGTTCTCGGCTTCTTTGCCCTTGTCTGGATCGCGAATCAATACATCTCGATCTTCGACCGCCTGCGCCTCAACATCAAGCGCGAGCGCGTAGAGATTAAGGGCGAAGAGCACGAGGTGATGCAAAAAACCGGGGAGAATCAGCGCAAAGCCGCTTAAACCTTTCCGGCTGAAATCAAGTTGTTCTCGCATTTTTCTGCAGCAAAGAACGATAATGGGAACCCTCAATCGTTATGGCCGGCAAACGTCTAATCCGTCAAATTCTTTACATACCGATTTTGTTGTGGAACCTGTGCTCGCTAACCCAGACTCAAACTTCACCGAATACTGCTGCGACTCCGACCTTCCGTGCCAATTCCCGGCTGGTGCAAGTGGATGTCATAGTTCTCGACGGAGGCGCTCGCCCAATCCGCGGTCTTACGGATCGTGACTTCACGATCTTTGAGGATGGGAAGTCTCAGCAGCTGCGCTCGTTTGACAGACACGAGAGTAGCCAAGATCCCCCGGTGCAGGAGCCATTTCATCTGCCCCCGAATCAATACACCAATGTTCCGGTAAATGAGCCTCGTGGTCCTCTGACGGTAGTTTTGCTCGACACACTGAACACTCCGACACTCGACCAGGTTG is a window encoding:
- a CDS encoding thiamine phosphate synthase, with amino-acid sequence MFLYYITDRRQLSASHDESMRLLLDRISEAVNAGIDAIQLREKDLNARELVELGTGAVEIVRRVNAPGESCVRTRLLINSRVDAAIACGADGVHLRSDDISAADARVIFAQAGILSPLIGVSCHTVQEASLAEGHGADFAVYGPVFGKAGDQTAPTGLAGLEAACRKRRAAEHPMPVLALGRVTANNAAECLKAGVRGIAGIRLFQNGNLAETVSRLRKLAEELHC